AGTTCGCACCCGACCATCGAACATGCCATGGGCCACCGACGGCCAGCCGCTGAACTGGATCGCTGGCCAGCCCTCGAAGGCCAGGCGCACGCTCTGACCGGGCCGGATCAGAGCGACGTCTCGCCCGTCGATCATCAGTTCGGCGACGCGTTCTGGCGCGTGCGGCACGAGGGTGGCCAAGGTGTCCCTTGCGTTGACCAGCGTGCCCGCGGCGGCTGCGTTGATGTGCAGGATGCGCCCGTCCCTCGGCGCGCGCACGAGTTGCGCCGATTGGCGGTTCATGGTCACTTCGAGGCGGCTGAGCTTGGCCTTGGCCTCGGCCAGTTTTGCGCGCTGTTCCGCCACACGGATCTGCGCGGCCTCGAAGTTGCGCCGGGTCACGAAACCCTTCTCTGCGGCCTCGCGCGTCTGGCTGACCTCGGCCCTCCGCCACCTTCACCGCCTGATCGGCCGCCGCGATCTCGGCCTCGATCTGCTCCCGCTCGGCGGCAAGGCGTTTGAGCAGGAACGGGTCGTTGTCGGCGAGACGCGCGATTGGGTCCCCGGCACGGACCCGCTGGCCATCCTCGACATACCAATGCTCCACCCGGCCCTGGACCAGGGCCGTGACCGTCTGGACCCGGTCGGCGGGGTTCGGGGCGATGACGCGCCCTGTCCCGGCCGAGGTCTGAACCCAGGGCACGTACAGGAGGATCAGAACTGCGACGACGGTTCCGATCCCGATGATCCAGCCGAGGACGACCGCCGCACGCGGAGGCCGGATCGCGGTCAGAGTGGGGAAGCGGTGGAGGTGTTCAGGCCGCGACAGCATGGGTCCTCTCCCTCAGCACGGACGGACCGAGCTGGTCGTCACGGTCGGCGATGCGCTCGTAGCCGTCCGAACCCAGCTTGATCTGGTCGTCGTGGACCGGAAGCGGGGGGCGCTGGGTGACATGCAGCACCGTGGTGCCCTCCTCCCGGAACCCCACGAGCGCTGCCGTGACACGGTCCGGTGGCAACAGGTCGGCGAGCGTCGAGAGGACGACGAGCTTCGGCGGTCGCAGGAGCGCGGCGGCCAGCTTTAGGGCGACGGCCTCGCCCGTGGAGAGCGGCGATCCAGACGCGAACAAGGGGGTGTCGAGGCCGGAGGGCAGGCTCCGGACGCGCTCCGCCAGCCCGACACGCTCCAGGCACTCGTGGATCCTCGCAGGGGAGGACACGTCGCCGCCCGACAGGTGCTCGCGGATGGTCGTCTCGGCGAGCGTCGGCCGATCCAGGACGAGGATCTCCGAGCGCAGCCCCTCCGGACCGAAGGCCGCGATGTCGGCTCCGCCGACCATCACCGACCCGCGCTCGGGCCGGGCCCGCCGCTCGATGAGGGCCGCAAGCGCACGCTCGACACCTTCGTCGGCGGCCACGGCGAGGATCTCGCCGCCCTCGACCGCGATGTTGAAACGGAGACCGTCGAGCTCGACGTCGCGCAGGCGCAGGTTCCCGTTGGCGGGGCCCGGGCCGTTCCACCCATCGCCGTCAGCCTGCTCGATCCTCTCGAACAGCGACAGCTCGTGGAGCGCTGCGACGAGGTCGTAGAAGGTCCTCGCATGGGAGCCCAGTTGCGAGATCCCGTAGAAGGCGCTCGACAGGACGAGTTCCGCCGCCACGAGCTGTCCGAGCGATAACTGCCCTTGCAGGATCAGCCACCCGCCCATCGCCAAGAGGCCGGCGCTCGCGACCGCATAGACCATCAGGAATCCGATGGTCTGTGCGAAGGTGTGGTGGAAGTGGCGGCGATGCATCTTCGCGTAGGTGGCGGTCAGCGCCTCGGAACGCGCCAGCGCGGTCGTGAGCCGTCCACCGTGCCCGTAGAAACCGTTCGAGACGCCGAGACTCTCAAGCCAGCGCGCCGTCTCATGCTTTGCGTGGCTCAGCGCCGCGCCGGATCGGACCGCCGGTCCCGCCCAGAGGAACGCGATGCCGATGAGCACGGCGGCCACCACCACATTGAAGGCGAGGAAGAACGGGTGATAGAAGCTCGTCAGGACGAGGCCGATCCCGGACTGCAGGAGGATCGCGAAGCCACCGACCAGAAGATGCGGGACCGCCTTCTGGACCGTCATGAGATCGAAGAAGCGGTTGAACAGGTCGCCGCGGCGTGCATCGTCGAAATGCGGGTTTTTGGCATGGAGGGCACGTAGACTTATGTCCGCGACGGTCCTCGCGAACACGCGCCGCTCGAACAGCGCCAGGACATAGATCCGCGCCGCGCTCAGCAGGGCGGCGGCGAGCAGCAGGCCGAGGAGTAGCCCGGACAGAACGAACAGGGGCGCCGGCAGGGCCGTGTTGGCCACCGAATTGATCAGGAGCTGCACCGACACCGGCACGGCGAGGCCCAGGAGCGCCACGGCAATCCCATAGACGACCGCCGTCCAGATGAAGCCGGTCTCCGGCTTGAGGAAGCGGCCGATGAGCCTGCAGGCTTCCGCGAGCGTCAGCGGCATATGTTTCGTCGCTTCCATGGGGCGGGGACCTTCGGACCTGAACAAGGGCGTGCGAGGACGACGATTCCGGCCAGGTGCAAGGCGCGGTCTCGGGGAAAGATGAACGCCGTGGTGGCGCGTGTGGCGCAGGAACGGGGAGCCGGCCCGGAATGACCGGCTCAGGCGGGGCTCGATCCTCATGGTGCCGGATCAAAGCGACGGGCGGACGTCGCCGGTCGAGCTGCGGATGTCCCGAAAGCAGGCATCCAGGTGTGGTCCGCTAGGTTGGGTGGCACGGCGGACCACGTTGGCGATGGCGAATGCCAGATATCCGGACGAATGTCGGGTCGAGGCAGGGCACCCGCTTCAGCAGCGGTAGCCGCCCGACGTCTGGCCGTACTGCTGCACCGGGAAGTGCTGCTGATCGGCGTTGCCCTCCTGGGCCGAACTCCGGCGGCAGCCACCGACAGTGGGCGTCAGGATCTCACCCGGGAGGATCGAACCGGTCGAGAGCCCGTCCCAGGTCGTCTGCGGAAGAGGCCGCGATCCTGGACCTACGCGTAGATCGGCGAACGCGGCGGAGAGCGGCGCGACGCTGAGCGCGGCCGCGGCGGTCAGGACGGATAACTTCTTCGACGCCTTCATCGCTTGTCTCCAATCAAGTTTGCGGTCGTGAGGACCTGTCCGTGGGCAAAAGGCTGGAGCGGACCCGCATCTGCGGCTTTCGTTCGCCTCATCCACGTAACTGATTTGGAGTAATGAGCCTCGCTTTACAATTTTCGGTCTTTAATGGAGATCATTGCGAAAATAAATGCCGCTTAATTCCGCGGACATGAAGCTGATTGTTTTAATCCTTATGCGCGACGTCTGCGCAATAGACGATGTGTGTTTCGACACATTGCGCCATCACAATCCATCCCGGCTTGGTGGAGTCTTAATCCGGAAGCTTGAGATCCGGCCCATGTGACCTGACGTGAGGTGGATGCCCGGACCGTCCTTGCCTTTCGACCTCGACCTGCTGCGCACCTTCGTCGCCATCGTCGACAACGGGAGCTTCACGCGCGCGGCCAGCAGGCTGAGCCTGACGCAATCGACCGTGTCACTGCAGATCAAACGGCTGGAGGACGGCCTCACACGTCGCCTGTTCGACCGTGACGGTCGGGAGTTGAAGCTGACGCCTGAAGGCGAGATCCTGCTCACCTATGCGCGGCAGATCTTACGGCTCGGAGCCGAGGCGCTCTCGCGACTGGGCGAGTCGGATGTGTCGGGCGTCGTCAGGCTTGGAACGCCCGAGGATTTTGCGACGACGCACTTGTCGGAGGTGCTGGCGTGTTTCGCAAGGACCCATCCGCAGGTCGCGCTTCAGGTGCATTGCGACTTCACCGTCAACCTCCTCGATGATTTCGCCAAGGGCCGCTACGACCTGATCTTGTTCAAGCGCGAGCCACAGGGGCCGAGCGGCGGGACCAAGGTCTGGCGGGAGGTGCTCGATTGGGTCGCATCACCGCGCCTCGTCATGGAAGCCGGGAGCCCGATCCCCCTCATCCTGGCACCTGCCCCCGATGTCTATCGCAAACGTGCGCTGTCAGCCCTCGACGCTGCCGGACGCGATTGGCGCATCGTCTACACCAGTCCGAGTTTGGCCGGACTTCAGGCCGCCGTCCAAGCCGGGCTCGGCGTGACGGTTCTGCCGACGGAGATGATCCCTGCGAACATGATCTCGGTGTCTGCCCGGCTTCAGCTTCCGAAGCTGCCAGACACCGAGATCGTCCTTTACCGAGCTCCTGGCCATGTCTCGCCGGCTGCCGAGTTGCTGACTTCGGCGATC
This window of the Methylobacterium tardum genome carries:
- a CDS encoding HlyD family efflux transporter periplasmic adaptor subunit, whose protein sequence is MTRRNFEAAQIRVAEQRAKLAEAKAKLSRLEVTMNRQSAQLVRAPRDGRILHINAAAAGTLVNARDTLATLVPHAPERVAELMIDGRDVALIRPGQSVRLAFEGWPAIQFSGWPSVAHGMFDGRVRTVDPSAQPGGLFRVLVEQDPGGSAWPNTNFIPLGAKVRGWIRMETVSLGYELWRVLNNFPLEFPKTRSNPI
- a CDS encoding ABC transporter transmembrane domain-containing protein yields the protein MEATKHMPLTLAEACRLIGRFLKPETGFIWTAVVYGIAVALLGLAVPVSVQLLINSVANTALPAPLFVLSGLLLGLLLAAALLSAARIYVLALFERRVFARTVADISLRALHAKNPHFDDARRGDLFNRFFDLMTVQKAVPHLLVGGFAILLQSGIGLVLTSFYHPFFLAFNVVVAAVLIGIAFLWAGPAVRSGAALSHAKHETARWLESLGVSNGFYGHGGRLTTALARSEALTATYAKMHRRHFHHTFAQTIGFLMVYAVASAGLLAMGGWLILQGQLSLGQLVAAELVLSSAFYGISQLGSHARTFYDLVAALHELSLFERIEQADGDGWNGPGPANGNLRLRDVELDGLRFNIAVEGGEILAVAADEGVERALAALIERRARPERGSVMVGGADIAAFGPEGLRSEILVLDRPTLAETTIREHLSGGDVSSPARIHECLERVGLAERVRSLPSGLDTPLFASGSPLSTGEAVALKLAAALLRPPKLVVLSTLADLLPPDRVTAALVGFREEGTTVLHVTQRPPLPVHDDQIKLGSDGYERIADRDDQLGPSVLRERTHAVAA
- a CDS encoding LysR substrate-binding domain-containing protein, which codes for MPFDLDLLRTFVAIVDNGSFTRAASRLSLTQSTVSLQIKRLEDGLTRRLFDRDGRELKLTPEGEILLTYARQILRLGAEALSRLGESDVSGVVRLGTPEDFATTHLSEVLACFARTHPQVALQVHCDFTVNLLDDFAKGRYDLILFKREPQGPSGGTKVWREVLDWVASPRLVMEAGSPIPLILAPAPDVYRKRALSALDAAGRDWRIVYTSPSLAGLQAAVQAGLGVTVLPTEMIPANMISVSARLQLPKLPDTEIVLYRAPGHVSPAAELLTSAIIAALEQARMSTSI